The Ipomoea triloba cultivar NCNSP0323 chromosome 14, ASM357664v1 region AGTTCCTTTTCCGTACTTGCATATTCGGATATACCCACAGAATCCCTTCTTGTTCGAAGCCTttcgaacttagctttagtccCTTCAATTTTCCTTAGAAAGTCTCTGTTATACTCATGCCCCCATCTCCAAATGTCCTGACTACACACCGTGATCCTTAGTAGAACATCCATCCCAATCGTTTTATCCCAGCTATGCTTAACCATTTCTCTATAATTCACCTCCTTGAGCCACATGTTATCAAAACAGAATCTGCGTCGTCGACGAACAGTATTGACCACTTCTGGCGTGATCAAGATGGGAAGATGATTGCTGTACGGACTAATCAGAGAGCATGCCTTTGCACCTTCAAAAAGAGAAAGCCAAGTATCTGTAATAAGTATTCTGTCAAGTTTTTCCTCAACCATTGCAGGTGTACCACGGGACCTCTCCCAAGTAAACTGATTGCCCGAGAAAAGAAAGTCTTGTAAACCAAGCTATGATACTCATAGCTTGCAAACCATTGCAGGTGTACCACGGCCTCTTAGCGCGGACCATGTCCGCAAGTACACGAATCGCCGTCGGGTTGCCAAGCCCACGACAATTCCAAGCTATGATACTCATAATTCCGGGCGGGCTTGCGCAGCAggtaaattattgcatggaccatggtccacatagctgtgtggatcatggtccatgcaataatgattgtgcgCAGCAAGACCCGCCATTAACAAGTTTTTTGAACCATCTGCATCAAGGTCCATAACAGTAGCAAAAGAATCAGAGGCAGTTCCTTCATCAACAAATCATCGCTTTTTCTGCTCAATGCACACAATCTCAGTACAGTCATTTGACACATTAGCTTCATGCACTGGAACGCAAAGCTGTACCACGTCCTTCCCCCTACTTGAACAGCCACTGTCATATTTCCTTGGCATTTCTTTACCCATCTTAGAAAGTGCAGCAGTACCCTCATTGGCTGGTGCAGTCTAATTGCGGCGTTCCACAGTCAAAGCAGGCGCCACCCAGCAGATGGCACACCCCTTCGCAAACCTGCCCTGAGCCACGAGCCGAATGGTTTTTCTGCTTTAGGATCAAAACCTCGGGACACCTTATGGCATGCCCTATAATTCTACAAAGGAAACAAAAAGTAGGAAATCGTTCGTATCGAAAATCACTGACTCGGTTACATtgtcaacaattgcctccactgaggctcgaacccactcccatcatccgtgagagtgttaaccgggacaccgaatgccactagactacaaggtcattggcaatcCCTTTTCaacttcatttgtttttttaatggtttTGCAACAGCGATAGCAACTCGCACCCAGTAGAACGTATGCATGGATCCGTCAAAGTTCGGATCATCAGTTTTAATTAACGTACCAAGGAAAGAACCAATAACCGAGACCACCGCATCAGATCGGAATCCCACTGGTAGAATATGAATTTGAACCCAGAACTCCGCCTGGTCAAGAACCACTTCCTCTGGATCCTCCGTTGGTAGCAGACGGCGCATCACCAGCAGACTTTGTTCGAACGTCCAAGGCCCATCTTCCAAGATTTTGTTGAAGTCGGTTTCATTATAGAAACGTATCAAGAAACAATGGGGTTGTAGTTGACGCATAGTAACACCAAATCCAGGTCTCCATACTCCAGCCATTGTGTCTTGAAAAAATTGGAATTTGATTGATATGTCAGTGACCAATCTGCCAAACGCATAAAACTCATTGTTATCCTCATTCTGATCAACGGGAACATTAGGAAGTTGCATGGGggcctcatcatcatcaatatcAGCAAGGGTAAACTGGGCACACATGCCAGCTATGTCGGAATCCGCCATTAGACACGGCGGCTAGATGCGGCAGAAACCCTAAAGTTGCGCAAAAGGAAGGAAAGGCTAAAGACTCGCGAAAATAGCGAGAGAGAAAAAAGTATTCGACTTATAATCgtgaaaatatatcattattagtTGCTCGACTATATTCTGACGAGTAAgatttatttatattctttttcatgTATAATTGCATAGTTAGCCTTAAAGTGTATTGGTATCAATCATAAAGTGTACAGTTATATAACTTCAAATGCATTGTTATATTTGATAAAGtgcacatttatatatttttattcaatctgcatgttgtttatatatattacatgtttaatttgaaaatgtagtGCTGAGATTATCTTTCAATCGAAGGGAAGAGTCTTGATGAGAGAGGAATGTTGTCTCTGAAGGAACATCAATACGTAATTGCATATGTTCTTGATGTTTGGGCAATTATCTTGGTCAACTTAGAGAAGTATAGAGATCTAACCTCTCTTGCAAGGTTCTTTGCTACAACATATCTATGTGTAAGTCcataaaacaaaatgaattaagaaattaagagTATCATgcactttttaataatatttaaatcatGCAGACCTACACCGTGGTGGAGCCCATAGGAGATGAAGAAACCAGGCTTGGAAGATTTCAAGAAAGGCTAGATTTTGAAATTGATTATATCCCACACATGTAATTGAGGACCACTgacttggtaaattatattcTGAACACATGCAATTTAAATTCTTTAAACAACTGGTAACATATGATGTCAATTGTCCTAATGTAGTTCTTTTTCCCCATTATTACATCAGAGCACTCCTATGTTCATTGTATGCATCAATGTCAAACACTACAGAATAgatataattgactaatatcTCTAATTCTGAACCATTATTACTCCTTAGTTTAGTTGTTTTTGGTACAAAATGTCTATATCTTAATGGGAattgagactcgtttgtgtgttatgtGTTCAAAGGTGTAATTGTCCGCAACGAGTTGCAAAGGaagtattttaaagtttattggATCGATTTTGGAAGCAAGGATCCCACTTAAGGAGGATAGGAGAAGCGGATATCAAACCggaagaaaaaacaaagaaagaagcaATCACACGACCACCCACATGACCGTGAGGCCCCGATTTCACACTGCTCAGGCTGCGACCCCACATGGCCAGGTACACAACTGTGTGGTAGGCCGTGGGGCTCTACTTTGTCCAGTATAAAGGTGTCCTTTTCTATAGTTTTTGAGGAAATTCGGACCCTAGTTAGCTTTAGCTTATTTTTCCCCTTTGATCTCTTCAGACTTCTGTAGCATAGATTAGTATAGTCTTACATAGATTACTTACTTTTAAAGCTTTTAATCATGGATTGGAGTTGATTACTACCAAGATTTCTTCATCCTCAATAGATAAGTTTTCTTTACTCTTTATTTATCTCCTTTTCAtagtttttggtagttttttaacattgagacTTGTACCCATCTTATTTCTATTCTAATTTTCTAAGTTCCATTCtgcgtaaaaatttagcccacatgcaatttttatggcattcgGATCTATGATATGCATCATTTACATTGGTAATGTATGCAATTCAGTTCTATCTATGCCTCAAAATTCTAATCCAAACCTTTACCTTTACAGCATCTCAATCCGTTACTCACACAGATTTGAACATCGAAGTTCCTGAACTTAGGGGCGACAACTATAAGATGTGGAAGGAAACTATTCTTCTTAATTTATGGTGGAAAGACTTAGACTACGCTATTCACAATGAGAAACCGCCAGTTCCCACTAAAGAAAGTACCCAAGATGAGGTTGCGCTATATGAGCGATGGGATAGATCCAATCGGCTTAGCACAATGTACATCAAGGTGAAAATATTTAATGGGATTCGGGGTTCCGTTAGTGAGAAGCATAAGGATGTCCGAGCAATGCTCAAGGCTATTGACGACCAGTTCGTCACTTCAGAAAAAGCTTTAGCAAGCACCCTCATCATAAGATTCtcctctcttcgtctcacttcTGTTAAAGGTGTGTGTTAGCATATCGTGGAATTGCGTGACATTGTTGCTCAACTTAAGACTCTTGGGGTAGATATGTCGGATGACTTTCTCGTGTATTATGCTTTGTATACCCTACCATCATTGTACGGACCTTTTAAAATCTCTTACAACACACATAAGGAAAAATGATCTATAAAtgatttaatgaccatgtgtgtTCAAGAAGAAGGTAGATTGGTGATGGAGATGGGTGAAACTGCTATGCTGGCTACGACACAAGACAAGTCTAAATCTGGCAAATCTCAAGGTTCCACTTCTAAGGCTAAGGGGAAAGGAAACATTCCATCTCAAGCTGACATAAAGAAGGTGCATAAGTGTTTCTTCtgtaaaaagaagggacacatgaagaaagaTTGCATCAAGTACAAGAAGTGGGTCGAGAAAAAAGGTAATCTATCCTCATTCGTTTGTAATGAATCTAATATGTCTGAAGTTAACgctaatacttggtggattgattctggttcaacaatccacattgcaaactcttTACAGGGAATGCAAAATCCGAGGAAGCCAGTGGGAAATGAGCGGACCATCTTATCAAGAAACAAGATGGGGTCGCAAGTGGAAGCAATTGGAAAATGCAAGATGGTTCTAAGTAGtggttttgttttggttttgaaTAAGACATTTTTTGTACCAAGTTTCTCCCGAAACTTGATTTCAATATCACGACTTGTGCCGTTGGGtttctcctttaattttcaagacaagcgttttgatatttttaataaataacctGCTGTTGGATACGGTACAATGtctgatggtctttatcgtTTGCATTTACAAGACAGTACCACTTACAGTTCATTGCATGTTCATTCCGGTTCCAAAAGATCAAGTAATAGTGAGAACTCCTCCatgttatggcatcggagattaggCCATATCTTCCTTGAACGTATAAAGAGATTGGTAAATGATGGGGTACTTAGTACTCTTGATTATACTGATTTCGAGACTTGTATAGACTGCATTAAGCGAAAGCAAACGAACAAGTCTAAATTGGAAACCATACACACTGACATTTGTTGTCTAGATATGGATATGCCTGGTTAGAAGTATTTCATCACCTTCATTGTTGATTACTCGCGATTTACTTATGTGCATTTgattcataataaaaatgaagcattGGATGTCTTCAAGTCTTTTAAGGCTAAAGTTGAGAACCAATGTGGGAAACAAATACAGATAGTAAGATCTGACAGAGGTAGTGAATACTATGGTAGGTACACTAAAAGCGGACAAGCACCTGGTCcatttgctaagtttcttcaagaacatggacaagcacctggtccatttgctaagtttcttcaagaacatgggattgcacctggtccatttgctaagtttcttcaagaacatgggattgttgcccaatataccgctaagtttcttcaagaacatgggattgttgcccaatataccatgcctggttctccggaccaaaatggtgttgctgaaagaagaaaccgaacgCTTAATTGACATGGTGCGGAGTATGCTTATCAACTCCAAACTTCCTAAGTTTTTGTGGGCCGAAGCGCTTAAGAtggcaacatatatattaaaccgtgttcca contains the following coding sequences:
- the LOC116003873 gene encoding uncharacterized protein LOC116003873; its protein translation is MVEEKLDRILITDTWLSLFEGAKACSLISPYSNHLPILITPEVVNTVRRRRRFCFDNMWLKEVNYREMVKHSWDKTIGMDVLLRITVCSQDIWRWGHEYNRDFLRKIEGTKAKFERLRTRRDSVATFILEQRAKEHWWKGGDSNTKYFHNSVKMRKRRNKVHKLQNEDGVWIDNADAIGSVMVDYFQLLFTATKW